A single Pseudomonas putida DNA region contains:
- a CDS encoding WD40/YVTN/BNR-like repeat-containing protein → MVLLSDDNGQHWRQGAVPVRNTLTATDFVNDTTGWAIGHGGVVLHSSDGGENWKIQWDGQRLAEDELKQASISGDEKRVVHAKQLVADGADKPFLDIQFEDSSNGIVVGAYGIAMATTDGGRNWHSIMGLLPNPEGLHLYGIARRGDLIVIAGERGLLLRSRDGGKSFESVDSPYQGSFFTAAYLSDGRILLGGLRGNLFSSVDQASSFTALPSGAPVSYTTIREVGGRVLMINQAGLLTQSQTENFDPQIVQTPPGNPLFSVTEAADGHLVGVGLVGAVRLDSNTSTPALRTEP, encoded by the coding sequence GTGGTCTTGTTGTCCGATGACAATGGCCAACACTGGCGCCAAGGCGCGGTGCCAGTGCGTAACACGCTCACAGCAACTGACTTCGTGAATGACACCACTGGCTGGGCTATCGGGCACGGCGGAGTGGTGTTGCACAGCTCAGATGGTGGAGAAAACTGGAAAATACAGTGGGATGGCCAGAGGTTAGCCGAAGATGAGCTTAAGCAGGCCTCGATCTCCGGTGATGAAAAACGAGTAGTTCACGCCAAGCAACTGGTGGCCGATGGCGCGGATAAACCATTTCTGGATATCCAATTTGAAGACAGCTCCAACGGAATCGTCGTAGGGGCCTACGGCATCGCCATGGCTACAACCGACGGTGGCCGTAACTGGCATTCGATCATGGGACTGTTGCCGAATCCTGAGGGCTTGCACCTCTATGGCATCGCCAGGCGAGGGGACTTGATAGTCATCGCCGGCGAGCGCGGTTTGCTTCTGCGGTCGCGGGATGGTGGCAAAAGTTTTGAGTCGGTAGATAGCCCGTATCAAGGTAGCTTCTTCACCGCAGCTTACTTATCAGATGGGCGCATTCTGCTGGGCGGACTCCGCGGAAACCTGTTTTCTTCGGTAGATCAAGCTAGCAGCTTCACAGCGCTCCCATCCGGAGCCCCTGTGTCTTACACCACGATCCGAGAGGTTGGCGGCCGAGTCCTGATGATCAACCAGGCAGGTCTATTGACTCAGTCTCAGACGGAGAACTTTGATCCGCAGATCGTGCAAACACCTCCTGGTAATCCATTGTTCAGTGTGACTGAAGCAGCGGACGGCCATCTAGTGGGTGTGGGACTGGTAGGCGCAGTGCGACTTGATTCAAACACATCAACACCTGCTTTGAGAACTGAGCCATGA
- a CDS encoding efflux RND transporter permease subunit, whose protein sequence is MEKFDRASGSMLERALFNHRGWVVLICFAITVFLGWQASHLTLNASFDKMIPKDHSFIVNYKKHRDELAGLGNAVRIAVVNPQGTIYDKHYLDMLQQLNDEIYLLPGVDRAGMKSLWTPSTRWTGVTEEGLEGGAVIPDGYDGEAESLKALRRNVERSNEIGQLVSFDQRSSIVYVPLLEKSAAGEVLDYTAFSEQLEGLRAKYSTQGVDIHITGFAKVIGDLIEGLRQILLFFAAAIAITTAVLYWYTRCLRSTALVVVCSLVAVIWQLGLLPMLGYGLDPYSILVPFLVFAIGMSHGAQKMNGIMQDIGRGMHRLVAARFTFRRLFLAGLTALLCDAVGFAVLMIIKIQVIQDLAVIASLGVAVLILTNLILLPIFLSYLGVNARAAQRSLRAEETQIEGKTKHPFWTFLDLFTRRRGAVICIAVSVGLAVGAFLISLHLKIGDLDPGAPELRADSRYNQDDAFMTRSYGASSDIFAIMVKTPAGECSAYETLKLVDDLDWQLRGLPGVESTNSLALLNRRMLVGLSEGNPKWYDLVNNQATLNMVTANAPRGLYNDDCSLLTLYAYLSDHKADTLSRVVDTVESFAAANNTEHVQFMLAAGSAGIEAATNIVVQKANRVMLMWVYGAVILLCLVTFRSWRAVLCAVLPLMLTSIMCEALMVGLDIGVKVATLPVIALGVGIGIDYALYVMSIMLGHMRQGVSLSEAYYRALVSTGKVVMLTGITLAIGVGTWIFSPIKFQADMGILLAFMFVWNMVGALVLLPALAYFLLPVKGGVGVADTVKCDQHKLDKEPVTHQHCTVH, encoded by the coding sequence ATGGAAAAGTTCGATCGAGCATCCGGGTCGATGTTAGAGCGAGCACTTTTCAATCACCGTGGCTGGGTGGTGTTGATATGCTTTGCTATCACCGTATTTCTGGGGTGGCAAGCATCCCACCTGACGTTGAATGCAAGCTTCGATAAAATGATTCCCAAGGATCACTCTTTCATCGTCAATTACAAAAAACACAGGGACGAACTGGCGGGGTTGGGTAATGCTGTACGTATAGCAGTGGTGAATCCGCAAGGCACCATTTACGACAAGCACTATCTGGATATGTTGCAGCAACTGAACGACGAAATTTATCTCCTGCCTGGTGTGGACCGTGCAGGTATGAAGTCGTTGTGGACTCCTTCGACCCGGTGGACCGGAGTGACTGAGGAGGGGCTTGAAGGCGGTGCAGTTATTCCCGATGGGTATGACGGTGAAGCTGAAAGCTTGAAGGCGCTTCGCCGGAATGTTGAACGTTCGAATGAAATTGGCCAGCTTGTGTCGTTTGATCAGCGCTCGAGTATTGTTTACGTTCCCTTGCTTGAAAAGTCGGCCGCAGGGGAGGTGCTCGACTACACAGCGTTCTCCGAGCAGCTTGAAGGGCTTCGCGCCAAGTACAGTACACAAGGCGTGGATATTCACATCACGGGCTTTGCGAAGGTAATTGGTGACCTGATTGAGGGCTTGCGGCAGATACTTCTCTTCTTTGCCGCAGCGATTGCAATCACTACCGCAGTCCTTTACTGGTATACACGGTGTCTCAGAAGCACGGCGCTCGTCGTGGTCTGCTCCCTGGTCGCCGTCATTTGGCAGTTGGGTTTGCTGCCGATGTTGGGCTACGGCCTAGACCCTTACTCGATTCTGGTTCCGTTTCTGGTATTCGCTATTGGCATGAGCCATGGCGCGCAGAAGATGAACGGGATCATGCAGGACATCGGTCGTGGAATGCACCGACTGGTGGCCGCACGCTTTACATTCCGCCGTCTATTCTTGGCAGGCCTCACCGCGCTGTTATGTGACGCTGTCGGCTTCGCAGTATTGATGATTATCAAAATCCAGGTAATTCAAGATTTGGCGGTAATCGCCAGTCTTGGGGTCGCCGTGCTGATCCTTACCAACCTCATTTTGCTACCCATATTTTTATCTTATCTCGGCGTCAACGCCAGGGCAGCCCAGCGGAGTCTGAGGGCTGAAGAGACTCAAATCGAAGGGAAGACCAAGCATCCGTTTTGGACCTTTCTTGATCTGTTTACACGGCGTCGCGGTGCGGTGATTTGCATCGCTGTGTCTGTCGGCTTGGCTGTGGGGGCGTTCCTCATAAGTTTGCACCTCAAAATTGGCGACCTAGATCCGGGCGCGCCAGAGTTGCGTGCTGACTCCAGGTACAATCAGGATGATGCATTCATGACCCGTAGCTATGGGGCCAGTAGTGACATCTTTGCCATCATGGTGAAGACTCCCGCTGGTGAGTGCTCAGCTTATGAAACGCTGAAACTGGTGGACGATCTTGACTGGCAGCTCAGGGGGCTGCCTGGTGTGGAGTCTACAAACTCATTGGCATTACTCAACCGCCGCATGCTGGTAGGGCTCTCGGAGGGCAACCCTAAATGGTATGACCTGGTAAACAACCAGGCCACCCTGAACATGGTCACCGCCAATGCACCGCGTGGCCTCTACAACGATGACTGTAGCCTCTTGACGCTCTATGCCTACCTGAGCGATCACAAAGCGGATACGCTTTCGCGTGTAGTCGACACTGTTGAATCCTTCGCAGCCGCTAATAACACTGAACATGTGCAGTTCATGCTCGCGGCAGGTAGCGCGGGGATCGAGGCAGCCACGAATATCGTGGTTCAGAAGGCCAACCGCGTGATGCTCATGTGGGTCTACGGTGCAGTGATACTGCTGTGCCTGGTTACCTTCCGATCCTGGCGAGCCGTGTTGTGCGCAGTGTTACCACTCATGCTTACCTCCATCATGTGTGAAGCGTTGATGGTCGGGTTGGACATCGGTGTGAAAGTAGCCACGCTGCCGGTGATCGCATTGGGTGTCGGCATTGGTATCGACTATGCCCTGTACGTCATGAGCATCATGCTTGGTCATATGCGCCAGGGTGTCAGCCTTTCAGAAGCCTACTATCGCGCGTTGGTATCCACCGGGAAAGTTGTGATGCTGACCGGTATCACGTTGGCGATCGGCGTTGGAACCTGGATCTTCTCGCCCATTAAGTTCCAAGCAGACATGGGCATTTTGCTAGCCTTCATGTTTGTCTGGAACATGGTGGGCGCATTGGTGCTGTTGCCCGCTCTCGCATACTTCCTGCTTCCTGTGAAGGGCGGAGTAGGGGTAGCCGATACGGTGAAATGCGACCAGCACAAACTGGATAAAGAGCCGGTCACTCATCAGCACTGTACCGTGCATTGA
- a CDS encoding LysR family transcriptional regulator yields the protein MRFYGLDLNLLVVLDVLLTEQNITRAGERLHLSQPATSAALARLRDYFEDDLLVQVGRKMVRTPIGEGLVQPIRDLLIQMKATLENRSLFNPGESNRKFSLIVSDYVGTVLIPEVSRRMNQVAPLCSIELFSPHNNPADQIERGEMDLLLLPDLQITPEHPSQALFEEEFVCVASNDFPLDRGKLSFEQYKLMSHVLVRWGERRTPSVDEWFLQKFSVERRCDVITTTFNSVPAFLIGTNRLATMHRRLAELWVAYLPLQILPLPWEAPKLTIAMQWNKYQQHDPGLTWLRHLIAETAETL from the coding sequence ATGCGTTTCTACGGTCTAGACCTAAATCTGCTTGTCGTTCTCGACGTCCTGCTCACAGAGCAAAACATCACCCGGGCGGGTGAACGCTTGCACCTGAGTCAACCGGCTACAAGCGCAGCGCTAGCACGTTTGCGTGATTACTTCGAGGACGATCTCCTCGTCCAAGTTGGCCGTAAAATGGTGCGGACACCAATCGGTGAAGGACTCGTGCAGCCGATCCGCGACCTGTTGATTCAAATGAAAGCTACGCTGGAAAATCGATCATTGTTCAACCCTGGTGAGTCGAACCGGAAGTTCAGCCTGATCGTGTCGGACTATGTCGGCACGGTGCTGATACCCGAAGTCAGTCGGCGCATGAACCAGGTCGCCCCGCTCTGCTCCATCGAACTGTTTTCACCGCACAACAATCCTGCCGATCAAATTGAACGTGGCGAAATGGATCTTTTGCTGCTGCCTGATCTCCAGATAACTCCTGAGCACCCGTCGCAAGCGCTTTTCGAAGAAGAGTTTGTGTGTGTAGCCAGCAATGATTTTCCGCTAGACCGTGGAAAACTTAGCTTTGAGCAGTACAAGCTAATGAGTCACGTACTCGTCAGGTGGGGGGAACGAAGAACCCCGAGTGTGGATGAGTGGTTTTTGCAAAAATTCAGTGTTGAGCGGCGTTGTGACGTGATCACCACCACCTTCAACAGCGTCCCAGCCTTCCTCATTGGTACCAATCGTCTCGCAACGATGCATCGCCGGCTTGCAGAGCTTTGGGTTGCCTACCTACCGTTACAAATTCTGCCGCTGCCCTGGGAAGCACCAAAGCTGACGATCGCAATGCAGTGGAACAAATACCAGCAGCATGATCCTGGCTTAACCTGGCTCCGGCATCTCATCGCCGAAACCGCCGAGACCCTTTAG
- a CDS encoding SMP-30/gluconolactonase/LRE family protein produces the protein MGHDLQRPECIIAQPNGTLWTADARGGVMRIDPDGSQKLVAPPLAAAVETTFEQRYVQSRDQSLPNGLALTPGGDFIVCNWGTERIERLTSSGKVEVLFDTVAGRPLGKTNFPLLDSKGRIWFTVTTVMQPWTDSINARALDGYIGVIDESGIRIVAEGFGGTNEIRFDDREEWLYVVESNSRRISRLRVGPGATLSDREVYGPQELEGFPDGFAFDSFGNLWVTLVMTDKLIAITPEGDVLTLLDDGNSEATAKLNHHFASRTLTPEIMAAARGELAPWMASITFGGPDLKTVYLGSLQGTRIPAFTAPLAGQPLIHWR, from the coding sequence GTGGGTCACGATCTTCAGCGCCCGGAGTGCATCATCGCGCAACCCAATGGAACTCTTTGGACGGCGGATGCACGCGGCGGTGTAATGCGGATTGACCCGGATGGGAGCCAGAAGCTAGTTGCTCCTCCTTTGGCGGCCGCGGTGGAGACCACGTTTGAGCAACGGTATGTTCAATCCCGAGACCAATCCCTGCCTAACGGCCTCGCATTAACGCCAGGTGGAGACTTCATCGTCTGCAATTGGGGTACGGAACGAATCGAGCGCTTGACCTCTTCGGGAAAGGTCGAAGTGCTTTTCGATACCGTCGCGGGACGCCCGTTGGGCAAAACAAATTTTCCACTCCTCGACTCAAAAGGGCGTATTTGGTTCACCGTCACTACCGTCATGCAGCCTTGGACAGACTCGATCAATGCGCGAGCGCTGGATGGTTATATCGGCGTGATTGATGAGAGCGGAATTCGGATTGTCGCGGAAGGGTTCGGTGGCACCAACGAAATCCGCTTCGATGATCGAGAGGAGTGGCTATACGTTGTTGAAAGCAATTCCCGTCGTATTTCCCGTCTCCGTGTGGGCCCAGGAGCCACCCTTTCCGATCGGGAAGTGTATGGCCCTCAAGAGCTTGAAGGTTTCCCTGACGGTTTCGCCTTCGACAGCTTTGGAAATCTCTGGGTAACGCTGGTGATGACCGACAAGTTAATTGCCATCACTCCCGAAGGTGACGTACTGACGCTGCTTGATGACGGGAATTCGGAAGCAACAGCAAAACTGAATCATCACTTTGCGAGTAGGACGTTAACGCCGGAGATCATGGCCGCGGCACGAGGCGAATTGGCGCCTTGGATGGCCAGCATCACGTTTGGCGGGCCGGATCTCAAAACTGTCTACCTCGGTAGCCTGCAAGGGACCCGCATTCCAGCGTTTACCGCGCCTTTGGCCGGTCAACCGCTTATCCACTGGCGTTAA
- a CDS encoding VOC family protein has protein sequence MNIVGLEKLVFGVDDIPAAHQYLLDYGLEATDYDPAYGGTYVALDGTGLVVRRGDEASLPPSPPGVTSPSLRETVYGVADESTLRDIKALLSSDREVWEDADGAVHCIDDGGFAIAFMVTQRHSYDARYLGFNVPGQAPGRALNDCAANPDEVIKPRSLSHVVYFVEDAEKAEAFYARLGFVVTDKFNHLGPFMRPAGTTDHHTLFMIQRHNDHMVGCNHFTFHFGSAGEVLQHGWNFVKKGYRSFWGPGRHVFGSNFFWYFNSPFGAVMEMDADMDLHDEHWVARVMDPGADNSQIFLFDAVDKWAPGG, from the coding sequence ATGAACATTGTTGGACTAGAGAAGCTGGTTTTCGGTGTCGATGACATTCCGGCAGCGCACCAGTATTTGTTGGACTACGGCCTCGAGGCTACCGATTATGACCCAGCATACGGTGGCACCTATGTGGCTCTCGATGGCACGGGCCTGGTGGTCCGTCGTGGCGACGAAGCTAGCTTGCCGCCGTCACCGCCGGGTGTAACGTCTCCCAGCCTGCGAGAAACAGTGTACGGCGTTGCGGATGAGTCCACTCTGAGGGATATCAAAGCGCTTCTCAGCAGTGACCGGGAGGTGTGGGAGGATGCTGATGGTGCGGTGCACTGTATTGACGATGGTGGGTTTGCGATCGCCTTTATGGTCACCCAGCGCCATAGCTACGACGCTCGATATCTCGGCTTCAATGTGCCAGGGCAAGCGCCAGGTCGTGCACTGAATGACTGCGCAGCCAATCCTGACGAGGTCATCAAACCTCGCTCGCTGTCCCACGTGGTCTATTTCGTAGAGGACGCGGAAAAAGCGGAGGCTTTTTACGCCCGCCTGGGGTTTGTCGTTACTGACAAATTCAACCATCTCGGCCCCTTCATGCGGCCAGCGGGCACTACTGATCACCACACCTTGTTCATGATTCAGCGGCATAACGACCATATGGTCGGCTGCAATCACTTCACGTTCCACTTCGGTTCGGCGGGTGAAGTTCTTCAGCATGGCTGGAATTTTGTCAAGAAAGGGTATCGCAGCTTCTGGGGGCCTGGCCGTCACGTCTTTGGCAGTAATTTCTTCTGGTATTTCAACAGCCCATTCGGTGCGGTCATGGAGATGGACGCAGACATGGATCTGCATGATGAGCACTGGGTCGCCCGTGTCATGGACCCTGGTGCGGATAATTCCCAGATCTTCCTTTTCGACGCGGTCGATAAGTGGGCGCCCGGCGGGTGA
- a CDS encoding Rieske (2Fe-2S) protein — protein MRHGVEGHDRFLCYLHEIPQGQAKGLWRDGGQDLVFAVRKEEQLFIWVNSCPHNYRPLEYRQDQFLSGNGEHIICYAHSAHFSIEDGSCFSGPCFGKRLLPVSYRLGLDGSIWVSNLLPNMTSEI, from the coding sequence GTGAGGCACGGAGTAGAGGGGCATGACCGTTTCCTTTGCTATCTGCATGAAATACCTCAAGGGCAGGCGAAGGGACTTTGGCGAGACGGTGGCCAAGACCTAGTTTTCGCTGTGCGTAAGGAAGAACAGCTTTTTATTTGGGTTAATTCCTGTCCGCATAATTACCGTCCGTTGGAGTATCGCCAAGATCAGTTCCTGTCAGGGAATGGTGAACATATTATCTGTTATGCACATTCGGCGCACTTCAGTATTGAGGACGGTTCTTGCTTTTCAGGACCATGCTTTGGCAAGCGACTGCTGCCTGTAAGTTATAGGCTTGGGCTAGATGGGAGCATATGGGTTTCTAACCTGCTGCCAAATATGACTAGTGAGATCTAG
- a CDS encoding alpha/beta hydrolase family protein produces MFQYFPTNYVWSLSAMIALTSGGNIGEVDAMCAPLLEAAQAGDDPGTQAFHQAWRAGGENLVGLATEDLAAGRGRSAGEKFARAALYLGIAERMLAHGDEERSTLYARSLELFAQSRLLTRENCVRVEIPYEHASISGLYVRAEGLSAGESSPVVVVMNGLDSTKEMLQKNVICTQLAQRGLSVLFIDQPGTGEALRLHGMPAVHNTEVWASRVVDWLEQQPGIDPDRIGALGVSLGGYYCPRAVAFEPRFACGAVWGANHDWREVQQARLNREGENPVPHYWKHVQWVFGARDMDDFFAKAENMHLNGVLDRIRVPFLVTHGDNDRQIPLRYAHQTYEQLTNCPDKKLVIFTAREGGVEHCSLDNPCNAGGQIADWLAEKLGGTTN; encoded by the coding sequence ATGTTTCAGTATTTTCCTACGAACTATGTATGGAGCTTGTCAGCGATGATTGCCCTTACATCTGGGGGCAATATCGGCGAAGTTGATGCGATGTGCGCACCGCTTCTAGAGGCCGCACAGGCTGGCGATGACCCAGGTACTCAAGCATTTCATCAGGCTTGGCGGGCTGGAGGCGAAAACCTGGTTGGGCTTGCTACCGAAGATCTCGCAGCAGGCCGCGGCCGTTCCGCAGGTGAGAAATTTGCGCGCGCAGCGCTCTATTTAGGCATTGCCGAAAGGATGCTCGCGCACGGGGACGAGGAGCGATCAACTTTGTATGCTCGCTCTCTGGAGCTGTTTGCGCAGAGCCGCCTGCTTACGCGAGAGAACTGCGTACGCGTTGAAATTCCTTACGAGCATGCTTCCATCAGTGGTTTGTACGTGCGCGCCGAAGGTCTCAGTGCAGGGGAATCGTCTCCCGTCGTCGTGGTCATGAACGGCCTCGACAGTACAAAGGAAATGCTGCAAAAAAACGTAATTTGTACGCAGCTGGCACAACGCGGCTTGTCAGTACTTTTCATTGATCAACCTGGTACCGGCGAGGCTCTGCGTCTCCATGGCATGCCGGCGGTGCACAACACTGAGGTTTGGGCATCGCGCGTCGTTGATTGGCTAGAGCAACAGCCAGGCATTGACCCGGACCGTATCGGTGCCTTGGGTGTGTCTCTCGGCGGTTACTACTGCCCTCGGGCGGTCGCATTTGAACCACGGTTCGCATGTGGTGCGGTTTGGGGCGCCAACCACGATTGGCGGGAAGTCCAGCAAGCACGGCTGAATCGTGAAGGAGAGAATCCGGTACCCCATTACTGGAAACACGTTCAGTGGGTGTTCGGTGCTCGCGATATGGATGACTTCTTCGCCAAAGCCGAAAATATGCACCTGAATGGGGTATTGGATCGCATCCGCGTGCCGTTCCTGGTCACGCATGGCGACAATGATCGACAGATCCCACTGCGCTATGCCCATCAAACTTACGAACAGCTGACCAATTGCCCTGACAAAAAACTCGTGATCTTCACCGCTCGAGAAGGGGGCGTTGAACACTGCTCGCTAGACAATCCCTGCAACGCAGGCGGCCAGATAGCTGACTGGCTGGCTGAGAAGCTCGGCGGAACAACCAACTAA
- a CDS encoding FAD-dependent oxidoreductase gives MALVNKALVVGGGIGGMCAAIQLSKLGIEVDLVEVNPHWAPDGAGITISGPTLRALRQIGVVDQVLQHGGSWRAIDLCDVNGELLRTLPMAPTTDAEDLPPAAGILRPVLAGILAEATKASGVQVRLGTTLTTLVQDADGVDVVFADGSKTRYDLVIGADGINSAIRKFVIPDFGGPQFTGQGSWRAVVPRQRENSTIYLGSHVKAGMNPISDKECYLFLLDKRPGLDFIPQEDWPRCLAELLEEFNGPLGGIRRGLLDGTLEHPRLLYRPLAGHMIPGPWHKGRIVLLGDAVHATTPHLASGAGIAVEAAIVLAEELASRRTLEGALIAYVGRHYDRANLVVTASGKLGELEKAGGSAEEHSRIMVSAQEALRAPI, from the coding sequence ATGGCGTTAGTTAACAAAGCTTTGGTTGTAGGGGGTGGTATTGGTGGCATGTGTGCCGCTATCCAGCTCAGCAAATTGGGAATTGAGGTTGACCTCGTTGAGGTCAACCCTCATTGGGCGCCAGACGGTGCCGGGATCACGATTAGCGGGCCTACGCTTCGAGCGTTGCGGCAAATCGGTGTCGTTGACCAAGTGCTTCAGCATGGAGGCTCCTGGCGCGCCATCGACCTCTGTGATGTCAACGGCGAATTGCTGCGCACTCTGCCCATGGCACCCACCACAGATGCAGAGGATCTTCCTCCGGCGGCTGGCATCCTGCGTCCGGTGCTGGCAGGTATCCTTGCCGAAGCCACTAAAGCAAGTGGTGTGCAGGTTCGCTTGGGAACGACGCTGACGACTCTGGTGCAGGATGCGGACGGGGTTGACGTCGTGTTTGCTGATGGCTCGAAGACTCGCTATGACTTGGTCATCGGTGCTGACGGCATCAATTCAGCGATTCGGAAATTCGTCATTCCTGATTTCGGTGGTCCCCAATTCACAGGGCAAGGCTCCTGGCGGGCCGTTGTGCCCCGGCAGCGAGAGAACTCCACCATTTACCTCGGCAGTCACGTCAAGGCGGGGATGAACCCCATCAGTGACAAAGAATGCTATCTCTTCCTCCTGGACAAGCGCCCGGGTTTGGACTTTATCCCGCAGGAGGATTGGCCTCGTTGTCTGGCTGAACTGCTTGAGGAGTTCAACGGTCCGTTAGGCGGTATTAGACGCGGCCTCCTTGACGGCACCCTCGAGCATCCACGTCTGCTCTACCGCCCGTTGGCCGGTCACATGATTCCTGGTCCTTGGCACAAAGGCCGAATTGTTTTGTTGGGGGATGCCGTTCATGCCACTACTCCGCATCTCGCTTCCGGCGCAGGGATTGCGGTAGAGGCAGCAATCGTCCTCGCTGAAGAGCTTGCGTCCCGGCGCACGTTGGAGGGCGCGCTAATCGCCTACGTTGGTCGTCACTATGATCGTGCCAATTTGGTGGTGACTGCTTCTGGGAAGTTGGGCGAGCTTGAAAAGGCTGGCGGGTCCGCGGAAGAACACTCCCGCATCATGGTTTCTGCCCAAGAAGCCCTGAGGGCGCCGATTTAG
- a CDS encoding carboxymuconolactone decarboxylase family protein yields the protein MPAIPYKPSAEAGPADVVDPIIARRGGKLLNIDRILLHSVPLTVGWGALLGKVRNEFSVAPKIRELAICAVSAFCGAEYEMHHHGDVFLKAGGTPAQFNALRNLREAMLMEKIFSPLERAVLQLSFEMTRNVRVPQTLLSTLRSELGDTQLVELVGIIATYNMVARFVVSLGVDVEGNSA from the coding sequence ATGCCGGCTATTCCCTATAAACCCAGTGCAGAAGCTGGACCCGCTGACGTTGTAGATCCCATCATCGCGCGGCGTGGGGGCAAATTGTTGAACATCGATCGCATATTGCTCCACAGCGTACCGCTCACTGTGGGCTGGGGTGCGCTGCTGGGTAAAGTCCGAAATGAATTCAGTGTGGCACCGAAGATTCGTGAATTGGCGATTTGCGCAGTTTCAGCATTTTGCGGTGCTGAATACGAAATGCATCACCATGGTGACGTGTTTCTAAAGGCCGGAGGTACACCGGCTCAGTTCAACGCGCTACGCAATTTACGTGAGGCGATGCTTATGGAGAAAATATTTTCCCCACTAGAGCGGGCCGTTCTTCAACTGTCATTTGAAATGACCCGAAATGTACGCGTACCACAAACGTTGCTTTCAACGCTCCGTAGTGAGCTTGGTGATACGCAGCTGGTGGAGTTGGTGGGTATCATCGCAACTTACAATATGGTTGCTCGCTTCGTTGTCTCCCTTGGTGTCGATGTCGAAGGGAACTCCGCCTGA
- the hisD gene encoding histidinol dehydrogenase, translated as MISYLKKGKSAEVKAEINNDVRATVEKILGDVEARGEAAVREYSEKFDKWNPPSLRLSDAEIQACIASLSPQAIEDIKFAQAQIKRFAQVQLMSMRDVEVETLPGVVLGHRNIPVNSVGCYIPGGKYPLLASAHMSVLTAKVAGVKRVIACAPPFDGKPSPEIVAAMAMAGADEIYVMGGVQAVAAMALGTEGIAPVDMIVGPGNAYVAEAKRQLYGRVGIDLFAGPTETMVICDDTVDAELVAVDLLGQAEHGPTSPAFCVTTSRKIAEELPAAIEEVLKRLDTAPVASVAWRDYGEIILCDTDEEMLQESERICSEHVQVMTKDPDWFLERMTSYGGLFLGHRTNVSYGDKVIGTNHTLPTMGAGRYTGGLWVGKFIKTHTYQRVLTDEASVLIGEYCSRLCALEHFSGHKEQADIRVRRLKQVG; from the coding sequence ATGATTAGTTACCTCAAGAAAGGCAAATCTGCCGAAGTCAAAGCCGAGATCAATAACGATGTTCGCGCCACGGTTGAGAAAATTCTTGGCGACGTAGAGGCTCGTGGCGAAGCGGCTGTAAGAGAGTACTCTGAGAAGTTTGATAAGTGGAATCCTCCTTCTCTGCGCCTTTCTGACGCGGAAATTCAAGCCTGTATTGCCTCGCTTAGCCCGCAGGCGATTGAAGATATCAAGTTTGCTCAAGCGCAAATCAAGCGTTTCGCTCAAGTTCAGCTGATGTCCATGCGTGATGTTGAGGTTGAGACGCTGCCAGGGGTGGTTCTGGGCCATCGTAATATCCCAGTGAACTCGGTGGGGTGCTACATCCCAGGCGGCAAATATCCACTGCTTGCCTCGGCACACATGAGCGTGCTGACTGCCAAGGTTGCGGGTGTGAAACGGGTTATTGCCTGCGCTCCGCCGTTCGATGGCAAGCCTTCTCCGGAAATTGTCGCTGCGATGGCCATGGCCGGCGCCGATGAAATCTACGTGATGGGCGGCGTTCAAGCGGTGGCCGCGATGGCACTTGGCACTGAAGGGATCGCGCCGGTCGACATGATTGTGGGCCCGGGTAACGCCTATGTTGCAGAGGCGAAGCGACAGCTCTATGGCCGTGTAGGCATCGATCTGTTCGCCGGTCCGACTGAAACCATGGTGATTTGTGACGACACGGTTGATGCGGAATTGGTAGCAGTCGATCTGCTTGGCCAGGCTGAGCATGGTCCGACTTCTCCGGCATTCTGCGTAACCACCAGCCGCAAAATCGCTGAAGAGCTTCCTGCTGCAATTGAAGAGGTGTTGAAGCGGCTCGATACAGCGCCGGTCGCTAGTGTTGCCTGGCGGGACTATGGCGAGATCATCCTGTGTGACACCGATGAAGAGATGCTCCAGGAGTCCGAACGCATCTGCTCCGAGCACGTCCAGGTGATGACCAAAGATCCGGACTGGTTCCTCGAGCGCATGACCAGCTACGGTGGACTGTTCCTGGGTCACAGGACCAACGTCTCGTATGGCGACAAGGTAATCGGTACTAACCACACCCTCCCGACCATGGGTGCTGGCCGTTACACCGGCGGTTTGTGGGTAGGGAAGTTCATTAAAACCCATACCTATCAGCGCGTGCTCACTGATGAGGCATCCGTTCTGATTGGCGAATACTGCTCGCGCCTTTGCGCACTTGAGCATTTCTCCGGACACAAAGAGCAGGCCGACATTCGAGTGCGCCGCCTGAAACAGGTGGGCTGA